Proteins co-encoded in one Colletes latitarsis isolate SP2378_abdomen chromosome 2, iyColLati1, whole genome shotgun sequence genomic window:
- the LOC143351759 gene encoding uncharacterized protein LOC143351759, protein MRVVALVSGGKDSCFNMMQCVAAGHDIVALANLYPVGKDELDSFMFQTVGYQGVEYIAEAIGLPMYREPTFGRSKMQEKCYYPTENDEVEDLFRLLTKVKEKENIEAVSSGAILSDYQRIRVENVCSRLGLVSLSYLWRREQDDLLKEMIESSVNAVLIKVAALGLEPRHLGKSISEMQSHLAKIKEKYGVNVCGEGGEYETFTLDCPLFSKSIVIDEYESVVHSNDNIAPVGYLNFKKIHVQDKNDGMERLTLQERLKNVPIKIPADYIAEIIGPELQDGCNLSEDENDEHDCIDSNLKTSNSGQFNPPSPMEILYEEEDYPDIPVVNKNQTGWFWFGGVAGKHPDAKSAMREALEILSSLVKKENLQISDIVAVTLYIKDMSNYVSINEAYTSCLSKINPPVRVCVECPLNVHVVLDAIAYKETQDCGDKKVHKRHTMHVQSISHWAPANIGPYSQAVRVGDIISVAGQIPLVPGSMTILDLNIKKQCRLTLRHIDRIVKAMDSNTQLRDIVQGICFLTHSSYIPDARKEWEKRTNNAIVDYIVVPNLPRGAQVEWCVWAHRDNNRFEYEETGKCVGNFKVAIRRRWNYENNVSAIVCYMSIGSSNSTGNLATETNLPSTELTVSELTEAFEYVLCKLTKGSQTENPTCNLRIFYKVGSSPGPNFVQDMLSKFSMRNLVTTIVPATHLHNFSTFLSICGIRHE, encoded by the exons ATGAGGGTTGTTGCACTAGTCAGTGGTGGTAAAGACTCTTGCTTTAACATGATGCAATGTGTAGCTGCAGGCCATGATATTGTGGCTTTAGCTAATTTATATCCTGTTGGAAAGG ATGAGCTAGATTCGTTTATGTTCCAAACTGTTGGATATCAGGGTGTTGAATACATTGCAGAAGCTATAGGCTTGCCAATGTATCGTGAACCAACATTTGGTAGATCAAAAATGCAAGAGAAATGTTATTATCCAACAGAGAATGATGAAGTTGAAGATCTCTTTAGGTTGTTAACTAAAGTGAAG gaaaaagaaaatataGAAGCTGTTTCATCAGGGGCTATTCTGAGTGATTATCAACGAATTCGTGTGGAAAATGT ATGTAGTCGTTTAGGTCTTGTTTCTTTATCATATTTATGGAGACGAGAACAGGATGACTTGTTAAAAGAAATGATAGAAAGTTCTGTAAATGCAGTTTTAATTAAGGTGGCAGCTTTAGGCCTTGAACCAAGGCATTTGGGTAAATCGATCTCTGAAATGCAATCCCATCTTGCCAAGATA aaagagaAGTATGGTGTAAATGTATGCGGAGAAGGAGGAGAATATGAAACGTTCACATTAGATTGTCCATTATTTAGTAAAAGTATTGTAAT AGATGAATATGAAAGTGTAGTACATTCGAACGACAACATAGCACCCGTCGGATATTTGAACTTTAAAAAAATACATGTACAAGATAAAAAT GATGGCATGGAAAGATTAACGTTACAAGAGAGATTAAAGAATGTTCCTATTAAAATCCCAGCTGATTATATCGCAGAAATCATTGGTCCAGAATTGCAGGATGGTTGTAATCTATCGGAAGACGAGAACGATGAACACGATTGTATAGACAGTAATCTGAAAACGTCGAATTCTG GCCAGTTCAACCCACCGAGTCCTATGGAAATTTTATACGAGGAAGAAGATTATCCTGATATACCGGTAGTAAATAAGAATCAAACCGGCTGGTTCTGGTTTGGCGGTGTCGCTGGAAAACATCCGGATGCGAAATCCGCGATGCGAGAAGCATTGGAGATATTAAGCA GTCTAGTCAAGAAGGAGAATCTTCAAATATCGGACATCGTTGCCGTAACATTGTATATAAAAGACATGTCAAATTACGTATCTATAAACGAAGCTTACACCTCATGTCTGAGCAAAATAAATCCACCGGTTCGTGTATGCGTGGAATGTCCGTTAAATGTGCACGTTGTGCTTGACGCTATAGCCTATAAAGAAACTCAAGACTGTGGTGATAAGAAAGTTCATAAACGACACACAATGCATGTTCAGAGCATAAGTCACTGGGCACCAGCGAACATTGGTCCTTACTCTCAAGCTGTTCGT GTGGGTGATATTATTTCAGTCGCTGGACAAATACCTTTAGTGCCTGGTAGTATGACTATTCTGGACTTGAACATTAAAAAACAATGTCGTTTGACATTGAGGCATATAGATCGTATCGTTAAAGCTATGGACTCAAATACGCAACTCAGGGACATTGTACAAGGTATCTGTTTTTTGACTCACTCTAGTTACATACCAGACGCACGAAAGGAATGGGAAAAACGAACAAATAACGCTATTGTGGACTACATTGTTGTACCGAACCTCCCACGTGGTGCTCAGGTCGAGTGGTGCGTTTGGGCTCATAGGGATAATAATAGGTTTGAAT aTGAAGAGACTGGAAAATGCGTAGGTAATTTCAAAGTAGCAATAAGGCGTAGGTGGAACTACGAGAACAATGTTTCAGCGATTGTATGTTACATGTCTATTG GTTCGTCTAATTCGACTGGTAATTTAGCCACGGAAACAAATTTGCCTTCTACAGAACTGACTGTAAGTGAACTGACAGAGGCATTCGAGTACGTACTGTGCAAACTCACAAAAGGATCGCAAACCGAGAATCCGACCTGTAACCTACGGATCTTCTACAAGGTCGGTAGTTCGCCGGGACCGAATTTCGTCCAGGACATGCTTTCGAAATTTTCTATGCGAAATTTAGTTACCACTATCGTACCGGCGACGCACTTACATAATTTCAGTACCTTTTTATCCATATGTGGCATTAGACACGAGTAA
- the Corest gene encoding REST corepressor isoform X2 — protein MVLAERNSENVRNGRRSRGPSPNGQSESSSEEDGVPAEKIRVGRDYQVIVPEFVPVNERRLDQCPDRALLVWSPTTDIPDQKLDEYIILAKEKYGYNGEQALGMLFWHKHNLERAVLDLANFTPFPDEWTVEDKVLFEQAFQFHGKSFHRIRQMLPDKSIASLVKYYYSWKKTRTRTSLMDRQARKLTSGGKEGENGSENGSELGSNTDSESEEKGSCSNCGVACHSVRATPKGHACHSCYLHWRRTGVARPLSSMPGRTNKRKPPRGLVVNHDDLAALAGQQNQANNSLQAIDTEIVSLKRQIQSNKQQVSALKRKTTDGIDDLRPPEVSSRINARWTNDELLLAVQGVRKYGKDFSAIADVIGTKTEAHLRSFFVNYRRRYNLDAVLKEYEAENGPILIDDEKEEKMDVDQPNETAESSQKTKSSVGLGQTAK, from the exons ATGGTTTTGGCGGAAAGGAACTCGGAAAATGTTAGAAATGGGCGCAGATCAAGGGGCCCCAGCCCCAATGGACAATCCGAATCCTCGAGCGAAGAAGACGGAG TTCCAGCAGAGAAAATACGCGTTGGGAGAGACTATCAAGTTATTGTTCCAGAGTTTGTTCCAGTTAATG aacggCGATTAGATCAATGTCCTGATAGAGCGCTCCTTGTCTGGTCTCCTACTACTGACATACCTGACCAAAAAT TGGATGAATATATTATATTGGCAAAGGAAAAATATGGTTATAATGGAGAACAAGCATTGGGAATGTTATTTTGGCATAAACATAACTTAGAACGTGCTGTATTGGACTTAGCTAATTTCACACCATTCCCAGATGAATGGACAGTCGAGGATAAAGTTCTTTTTGAACAAGCTTTTCAATTTCATGGAAAAAGTTTCCATCGTATTCGACAAATG TTACCTGATAAATCTATAGCCAGTCTGGTCAAATACTATTACAGCTGGAAGAAAACACGAACTAGAACATCATTAATGGATAGGCAAGCAAGAAAATTAACGAGCGGCggaaaagaaggtgaaaatggtAGCGAAAACGGAAGTGAATTAGGTTCCAATACAGACAGCGAATCAGAAGAAAAA GGCTCGTGTAGCAACTGTGGCGTTGCTTGTCATAGTGTTCGTGCGACGCCGAAAGGACACGCGTGTCACAGCTGCTATCTGCACTGGAG GCGAACCGGTGTAGCAAGGCCGTTAAGTTCCATGCCAGGTCGTACAAATAAAAGAAAACCACCTCGCGGCCTGGTCGTTAATCACGATGATTTAGCAGCATTGGCTGGCCAACAGAATCAAGCAAACAACAGTTTACAAGCAATCGACACTGAAATTGTTAGCCTAAAACGCCAA ATACAGTCGAACAAACAACAAGTAAGTGCATTAAAACGTAAAACGACTGATGGTATTGACGATTTGCGACCACCGGAAGTATCGAGCCGTATAAACGCTCGTTGGACAAACGATGAATTATTATTAGCTGTTCAGGGCGTCAGAAAGTACGGAAAAGACTTCTCTGCAATCGCTGATGTAATTGGAACCAAAACAGAAGCTCATTTGCGatcattttttgttaattaTCGTCGGAGGTATAATTTAGACGCGGTTTTAAAAGAATATGAAgctgaaaatggtccaatattgatTGACgacgaaaaagaagaaaag ATGGACGTTGATCAGCCAAACGAAACTGCAGAATCATCTCAAAAAACGAAATCATCCGTGGGCCTTGGACAGACAGCTAAATAA
- the Corest gene encoding REST corepressor isoform X1, producing MVLAERNSENVRNGRRSRGPSPNGQSESSSEEDGVPAEKIRVGRDYQVIVPEFVPVNERRLDQCPDRALLVWSPTTDIPDQKLDEYIILAKEKYGYNGEQALGMLFWHKHNLERAVLDLANFTPFPDEWTVEDKVLFEQAFQFHGKSFHRIRQMLPDKSIASLVKYYYSWKKTRTRTSLMDRQARKLTSGGKEGENGSENGSELGSNTDSESEEKKWTIHRGIRRGKNQAVPGSQGTDAKAPSDSENAPQVQGSCSNCGVACHSVRATPKGHACHSCYLHWRRTGVARPLSSMPGRTNKRKPPRGLVVNHDDLAALAGQQNQANNSLQAIDTEIVSLKRQIQSNKQQVSALKRKTTDGIDDLRPPEVSSRINARWTNDELLLAVQGVRKYGKDFSAIADVIGTKTEAHLRSFFVNYRRRYNLDAVLKEYEAENGPILIDDEKEEKMDVDQPNETAESSQKTKSSVGLGQTAK from the exons ATGGTTTTGGCGGAAAGGAACTCGGAAAATGTTAGAAATGGGCGCAGATCAAGGGGCCCCAGCCCCAATGGACAATCCGAATCCTCGAGCGAAGAAGACGGAG TTCCAGCAGAGAAAATACGCGTTGGGAGAGACTATCAAGTTATTGTTCCAGAGTTTGTTCCAGTTAATG aacggCGATTAGATCAATGTCCTGATAGAGCGCTCCTTGTCTGGTCTCCTACTACTGACATACCTGACCAAAAAT TGGATGAATATATTATATTGGCAAAGGAAAAATATGGTTATAATGGAGAACAAGCATTGGGAATGTTATTTTGGCATAAACATAACTTAGAACGTGCTGTATTGGACTTAGCTAATTTCACACCATTCCCAGATGAATGGACAGTCGAGGATAAAGTTCTTTTTGAACAAGCTTTTCAATTTCATGGAAAAAGTTTCCATCGTATTCGACAAATG TTACCTGATAAATCTATAGCCAGTCTGGTCAAATACTATTACAGCTGGAAGAAAACACGAACTAGAACATCATTAATGGATAGGCAAGCAAGAAAATTAACGAGCGGCggaaaagaaggtgaaaatggtAGCGAAAACGGAAGTGAATTAGGTTCCAATACAGACAGCGAATCAGAAGAAAAA AAATGGACGATCCACCGCGGAATACGTCGTGGAAAGAACCAAGCTGTGCCAGGAAGCCAAGGCACTGACGCCAAAGCCCCGTCCGACTCGGAAAACGCCCCTCAGGTTCAG GGCTCGTGTAGCAACTGTGGCGTTGCTTGTCATAGTGTTCGTGCGACGCCGAAAGGACACGCGTGTCACAGCTGCTATCTGCACTGGAG GCGAACCGGTGTAGCAAGGCCGTTAAGTTCCATGCCAGGTCGTACAAATAAAAGAAAACCACCTCGCGGCCTGGTCGTTAATCACGATGATTTAGCAGCATTGGCTGGCCAACAGAATCAAGCAAACAACAGTTTACAAGCAATCGACACTGAAATTGTTAGCCTAAAACGCCAA ATACAGTCGAACAAACAACAAGTAAGTGCATTAAAACGTAAAACGACTGATGGTATTGACGATTTGCGACCACCGGAAGTATCGAGCCGTATAAACGCTCGTTGGACAAACGATGAATTATTATTAGCTGTTCAGGGCGTCAGAAAGTACGGAAAAGACTTCTCTGCAATCGCTGATGTAATTGGAACCAAAACAGAAGCTCATTTGCGatcattttttgttaattaTCGTCGGAGGTATAATTTAGACGCGGTTTTAAAAGAATATGAAgctgaaaatggtccaatattgatTGACgacgaaaaagaagaaaag ATGGACGTTGATCAGCCAAACGAAACTGCAGAATCATCTCAAAAAACGAAATCATCCGTGGGCCTTGGACAGACAGCTAAATAA